CTGTGCGTAATTCTGACTTATTCCATGTCTCTGAAAAATGGGCAATCTGAGAGATTCCATCAATTATTCTGCACCGGATGCAAAGACTTgctaagaaaaattaaattattttaattcagtttagtTAAGTGGCAATTGCTCTGTTACATAAATCTGCGCTGCTCTTTAGGAGCTGCTTTCTATAGCACTGGCCTGGGACTCCTCTGaacttaatgaaaatgaatttttatgtCTTAAAGTGCTGAGTGTGTAGGAACAGCAGCAACCGCTGGCCCTAGAGGTTTGGACCAGCATCAGCACAATGACTGCAAAGCTTCCCCCACCACTACCAGCCTGGAAGGAACAAATCCATCCTccagcatcccagcacaggAGGATGGccaccatccatccatccaatgTGAGCACCCAAGTCTTGTGGTGGGGCTGAGGTCAAGCCTTGGCTCTTCATCCCCCAAATCACATTTGTATGAGATGCATTGGATGGGTCAGACCTGCCCACATGATGAGACAGAGCAAAACCGAACCCAAGGATGCCTCCAGCTCCCAAACATGGCTCCTTTACATGGCACCAGCAATGCCCAGCTGGGGAGCCCCCTCAACCCAAATGAATGCAGCTTCGCCCATCGCTTGGTAAAATAgagtttttatttgttcataCAAATAGTATGAATTATCAGAGCTTCGTTTTCCTAGAAACATCTTTCTCTGTGTAAAATTAATTTGTGTTTGTACAGAGCACAAAAATActccatttacattttttaatcattttttttgtggggatttttttttctttttttttttttaattattattattatttttttatcattattttaaacaaacgGGCTACTCTACAGTACCGTGTTACAGAGAATGCATCACTAATACCTGTACTGCACTTCTGAATACAGGACTGAATGAAACTCAGCCATAAATTAATGTTAcaatgtgaaggaaaaaagaaaacaacaacaaaataaaccctTCTAAACACACCTCCaaacttcaaacaaacaaacaaacaccaaaggttttgtttttaaatgacgACAGCTGAACTCATTCCAGTATTAGCAACCGGACATACAGCATGGGGAGTTCACCTTTATTGTCACACTGTCAGGTAAGGCCTTTATAGTGAATGAAGTTTACTAACAGACTTCATTACAGAGGGTATCGAGGCAGGGCTGTTTGCTCACAGGTAGAAGTGTTATTATTCACcctctgtatttctgctcttcTACAAGATTGCTTCATGGGAGCCTTTTGCAGCAGGGTTGGATAACACAAATGAAGTCTGAGCTGTGCCACGCAGCTGAGGAAGGCATCGGGATATTAAGTTGTATCCTAGAAGAGAGAGGGGATGCTGAATCTTCCAGCACAAAGAACAGGCACATGCACCCCAAAGGgaagcacagggcagggaaGCCACAGAGTGGGAGCTACTTGGGGAAGGCatgctttctccttctgcacCTTGCATAAGCTTGTAGGAAGACTGAGGATTTTAGACCCCCTCATCACTCTTTTCCAGCACCAAGTGTTCCCTTCTCACCACCTCACCCTCTCCATGCAGTTCCTTCTCCCAGGCAGACATGAGACCTATAATGTCAGTAGGGAACAGAGCCTGGCTGGGCACCAAAGCCCCCAAATGTGCATAGATCCAACCACCACTGTGGgtttcagctgtgtttgtggGACAGCGGGGTGTGCACTGATAAGTGCTAAGTGATGGGCCCCACACTCCCATTGCTTTGTTGCCAGAAATGGCTTGGTGCAAGGAGGAGAAGATTTGCACCCCATTCTCTTTTTGTAAGAAGACGTATTTAGAGGCAACGTCCACATAGGGAGCTGGTCCTGCCCACTGCAGGTTTGCTACCTGGCATCATGTTTGACATCTGCCATTCCTTGAGGACATGCACATGGGGTGTGAACCCCACACACCCCACCAGCACGGACACGGTACCCAATGGAACACTGCTGTGTCAGCCCACAGCCCACACAGCTtcaccacagccctgcaggtgttcagcTGAGCTAACAGAACAGTAACAAGGCATTGGGCACACACAGCCATTCCCAAAACCTCCTGAGCATGCAAAAACACACTTGGAGCTTTCGGGAGAGACCCTGCCAACCTGTTCTAACATTCCAACACACTCAATTCCACTTTTGGGAAGGATTTCCAAGTCATTGCACATGGCTTGACAGTGAGGTGCTCAGAACCCCCCATCCTGCCCAACTGCCAGCCTCCCCCTGCTTTTCTATAGGTTTGCCCTCATTCCCAGCTCTAAGCACCCACTGCTTCTTGGGAGAGAGAACCAAAATACACAAGGAGCAAAGTGGGCCAGCTGTTGTTTCCCTGGGGGGCACCAAGGGGCTCAGACTTGGGGGCTCAGGTAGCTCTGGGGGTGTCTCTGGTTCCTGGCATCTCCCCACATGGGGCAGGCACCACCGTGGCTTCCGAGCAGCACAGAGTGCATTGCACTCACATAcatgtattttcacatttgtcCTGCAATCAAGATTTAAAATGCATAGAGGGACTGTGAGAAAGAGCCTCCTCGACACAAGGCAAGGAGCAGTAGAATGAAGTGTCCACTCTGCAACAAGCATCCCCATTAGGAAAAGAGCACGGGATACCAGGCAGGGGCTCTATGGCTTGGGTTCCCCATGCTCTGACCCACCAGCTCTGACCCACCAGCCCCATTAAACCCCTGGGATGAGGGAGCAGAGACTGTGACACCGGAATAGGGAAAGCAAGTGTTTATAAAGGCCAGATACCcgtaacaaaaataaacctgtgctttccctcccccaccccccttcccaACCCTCCCTTTTtcatgttgttatttttttgccttttttttttttttttaaattattgttatttttttgcttttttctttatttttaatacaaatcttctttaggaaaaaaaatggaagcacCGTCTGttacaaaccaaaccaaaagaacaggaggagaataaaaaacaaacccaaaaaagAAGAGACGTATTAGAATTAAACACGGTGGAATGTTAAACAGGTTACAGGCTACCGTTCTAGCCAGTGCGGTTAGGCAGCTTAGTGAATTAATTGcttaggaattaaaaataaattattataaaatagatttctgtacattttacatacatatatatctcTTTATATACGCAAACTGTGATGGGCAAGTCATTACAGGGGACTTTCCCACGCCGGTCTCAGTCCCAGCCGAAGTCCTGCCCCGTCATCTGGTAGAACTTCATGTTGAAGGGCCGGTAGAAGTCCCGCAGCCTCTGCACCACCTCCTGGTCGATGTCGGGGTGGGTCCTGCCTTTCGTTTTCCCCAGGCAGTGGGGTTTGCTGCTGCCCTCCGCCTTCTTCAGGCAGGGGAAGCCCTTGGTTTTGTTGAAGTAGAAGTGTTTGTCGGTGATGATCCTCTTGAGGCCCAGAAAGTCCTGGACCCTGCCCAGCTCCCCCGCGGGGTCGCTGATCAGCCTCTCCCCGCTGACAAAGAGGATCTGCCCGATGGGGAAGTAGAGCAGCCAGTTCTCCAGGTGCTTGGCGTAGATGCCGATCTGGATGGCGCTCCACGAGGTGTCGATCAGGCCCGTAGTCCTGTTTTTGAAGGTCAGGCTCTCAAAGGTGGGGATGTCGGGCTTCTTGGAGAGCGTCTGTGTGTAGTCCGAGATGGCTCTGGTCACGGGGTCCCGCACCACCACGATCAGCTTCGTGCCCTTGGCCATGGAGGAGATGCGGGCTGGGGCCTCCTTGGTGACAAAGTAGCTGGGGGTCTTCTCCATGGTGATCTGCCCCTCCAGAGTCCTGGGCATGAGGTCCCTGCCAGCAAAACATACAGGTTAGATCAACAGGTAACAGCATggaaaatacacacatacatataaatacacaaacatacacaagaatttttcttccttaaccTGCCTGTATGGGCCATTTAGCTCGTATGAATAAATCCATTTTccaatgggggctatgggtaTTATTATTAAAGAGAATTAGAAATCCAGTTGAGCCATCTCCCACTTCTCCAAGGGCAGGTGAACCAGGCTGTACTCCACACCTGCAGTGTGGCTGCTTACACCACTCCAGATGGTCAGGATGAGtccaaagcagcactgtgcatggCTCAGGTCAGCACCAGACTGATTCCATGTCACAGCTCATCATCCCAAGGGTAACAAGAGGAAGGACTACTGAAAGCCAGGAGCTCACTGCAGCATGCCCACTCTGCT
The Coturnix japonica isolate 7356 chromosome 18, Coturnix japonica 2.1, whole genome shotgun sequence DNA segment above includes these coding regions:
- the LOC107322099 gene encoding heparan sulfate glucosamine 3-O-sulfotransferase 3B1-like — its product is MGQRLNRCLDVPGSLPSPLVPLKRRLLLLSIMLILWLYMFYSCAGSCAALPGLTPRGSAPPEESGPGEQRAAPAALSPISAFLNGSGSKRLPQAIIIGVKKGGTRALLEFLRVHPDVRAVGAEPHFFDRNYERGLAWYRDLMPRTLEGQITMEKTPSYFVTKEAPARISSMAKGTKLIVVVRDPVTRAISDYTQTLSKKPDIPTFESLTFKNRTTGLIDTSWSAIQIGIYAKHLENWLLYFPIGQILFVSGERLISDPAGELGRVQDFLGLKRIITDKHFYFNKTKGFPCLKKAEGSSKPHCLGKTKGRTHPDIDQEVVQRLRDFYRPFNMKFYQMTGQDFGWD